In the Mycolicibacter sp. MU0102 genome, one interval contains:
- the mshC gene encoding cysteine--1-D-myo-inosityl 2-amino-2-deoxy-alpha-D-glucopyranoside ligase: MQSWSAPAVPVLPGRGPALRLYDTADRQVRPVSPGPTASMYVCGITPYDATHLGHAATYLVFDLIHRLWLDTGHQVNYVQNVTDVDDPLLERAERDGVQWQELAASQVELFGTDMTALRVLPPRDYVAATEAIAEVVELVEKMLAAGSAYIVDGDYPDIYFRADATEQFGYESGFDRATMLELFAERGGDPDRAGKADPLDALLWRAARPGEPSWPSPFGAGRPGWHVECAAIALSRIGSGIDIQGGGSDLVFPHHEFSAAHAESLTGERRFARHYVHAGMIGWDGHKMSKSRGNLVLVSKLRAAGTDPAAIRLGLLAGHYRSDRFWDDATLAAAEARLDRWRAATTLPAGPAADDVIARVRRYLADDLDTAKALAALDGWATDALEYGGHDAAAPRLVATAVDALLGVAL; this comes from the coding sequence ATGCAATCGTGGTCCGCGCCGGCCGTTCCGGTCCTGCCCGGGCGCGGCCCGGCGCTGCGCCTCTATGACACCGCCGACCGGCAGGTGCGCCCGGTGTCGCCCGGCCCGACGGCCAGCATGTACGTCTGCGGCATCACGCCCTATGACGCCACACACCTCGGCCACGCCGCCACCTATCTGGTCTTCGACCTGATTCACCGGCTCTGGCTCGACACCGGCCACCAGGTGAACTACGTGCAGAACGTCACCGACGTCGACGACCCACTGCTCGAGCGCGCCGAGCGCGACGGAGTGCAGTGGCAAGAACTGGCGGCCAGTCAGGTCGAGTTGTTCGGCACCGACATGACCGCCTTGCGGGTGCTGCCGCCCCGCGACTACGTGGCGGCCACCGAAGCCATAGCCGAGGTCGTAGAGCTCGTCGAGAAGATGCTGGCCGCCGGATCGGCCTACATCGTCGACGGCGACTACCCCGACATCTACTTCCGCGCCGACGCCACCGAGCAGTTCGGCTACGAATCCGGATTCGACCGCGCCACCATGCTGGAACTGTTCGCCGAGCGCGGCGGCGACCCGGATCGGGCCGGCAAGGCCGATCCGCTCGACGCCCTGCTGTGGCGCGCCGCCCGCCCGGGTGAGCCCAGTTGGCCTTCGCCGTTCGGGGCCGGCCGGCCCGGTTGGCATGTCGAGTGCGCCGCGATCGCGTTGAGCCGTATCGGCTCGGGCATCGATATCCAGGGCGGCGGCTCCGATCTGGTCTTCCCGCACCACGAGTTCTCCGCCGCGCACGCCGAATCCCTCACGGGGGAGCGCCGTTTCGCCCGGCACTACGTGCACGCGGGCATGATCGGCTGGGACGGGCACAAGATGTCCAAGAGCCGCGGCAACCTGGTGCTGGTCTCCAAGCTGCGCGCTGCGGGGACCGATCCGGCCGCGATCCGGCTGGGGCTGCTGGCCGGGCACTACCGCAGTGACCGGTTCTGGGACGACGCGACACTGGCGGCGGCCGAGGCGAGGCTGGACCGCTGGCGGGCCGCGACGACGCTTCCGGCGGGCCCGGCTGCCGACGACGTCATCGCCCGGGTGCGTCGCTATCTGGCCGATGACCTGGACACCGCCAAGGCTTTGGCCGCGTTGGACGGCTGGGCGACCGATGCGCTGGAGTACGGCGGCCACGACGCTGCCGCACCGCGGCTGGTGGCCACGGCGGTCGATGCGCTGCTGGGAGTGGCGCTGTAG
- a CDS encoding PAC2 family protein: protein MTRSSDGTALPDLHDTIVVAAFEGWNDAGDAASDAVQHLNSSWEAKLIVEIDDEAYYDYQVNRPVIRQLDGVTRELVWPSMRISHCRPPGSDRDIVLMHGVEPNMRWRSFCAELLAVIEELDVDTVVILGALLADTPHTRPVPVSGAAYSAESATRFGLTETRYEGPTGITGVFQDACVAAGIPAVTFWAAVPHYVSQPPNPKATVALLRRVEDALDIEVPLGDLPAQAEEWELAVSEMASEDDEIADYVASLEERGDAEVDMTEALNKIDGDALAAEFERYLRRRRR, encoded by the coding sequence GTGACCCGATCGTCCGACGGCACTGCGCTGCCCGACCTGCACGACACCATTGTGGTGGCCGCATTCGAGGGCTGGAATGACGCCGGCGACGCCGCCAGCGATGCGGTGCAGCATCTCAACAGCAGCTGGGAAGCCAAGCTGATCGTCGAGATCGACGACGAGGCCTACTACGACTACCAGGTGAATCGGCCGGTGATTCGTCAGCTCGACGGCGTCACCCGGGAGCTGGTCTGGCCGTCGATGCGCATTTCGCACTGCCGGCCGCCGGGCAGCGATCGCGACATCGTGCTGATGCACGGCGTCGAGCCGAACATGCGCTGGCGGTCGTTCTGCGCCGAGCTGTTGGCTGTCATCGAAGAACTCGACGTCGACACGGTGGTGATCCTGGGCGCGCTGCTGGCCGACACTCCGCACACCCGCCCGGTGCCGGTGTCGGGGGCCGCGTACTCGGCGGAGTCGGCCACTCGCTTCGGGCTGACCGAGACCCGCTACGAGGGGCCGACCGGGATCACCGGGGTGTTCCAGGATGCCTGTGTGGCGGCCGGGATTCCGGCGGTCACCTTCTGGGCGGCGGTGCCGCACTACGTCTCACAGCCCCCCAACCCCAAGGCCACGGTCGCTCTGCTGCGCCGCGTCGAGGACGCCCTGGACATCGAGGTTCCGCTGGGCGACCTGCCGGCCCAAGCCGAGGAGTGGGAGCTGGCGGTCAGCGAGATGGCCAGCGAGGACGACGAGATCGCCGACTACGTGGCCTCCTTGGAGGAACGCGGCGACGCCGAGGTCGACATGACCGAGGCGTTGAACAAGATCGACGGTGACGCGTTGGCCGCCGAGTTCGAGCGCTATCTGCGGCGCCGGCGGCGCTGA
- a CDS encoding HAD family hydrolase, with protein sequence MRAVLCDMDGTLVDSEKLWDVAMDALYDRLGGVLTPEVRASTVGGCAEDTMRIVYDDLGLPRDPAAMAASARWLHDYTGELFDAGLPWCDGARELLDELAGAGMPTALVTNTPRMLAERALGSIGRHYFAAVVCGDEVPAGKPAPDPYLRAAQLLELDPRWCLAVEDSPTGAAAAEAAGCAVLVVPNALPVPAGARRHQVASLTGLGLADLHEICAQLADSQVAAVGNRRDPS encoded by the coding sequence CTGCGCGCGGTACTGTGCGACATGGACGGCACCCTGGTCGATTCCGAGAAGTTGTGGGACGTCGCGATGGACGCGCTCTACGACCGCCTCGGGGGGGTGCTGACCCCGGAGGTTCGGGCCTCCACGGTCGGCGGGTGTGCCGAGGACACCATGCGGATCGTCTACGACGACCTGGGGCTGCCGCGCGATCCGGCGGCCATGGCGGCCTCGGCGCGCTGGCTGCACGACTACACCGGTGAGCTGTTCGACGCGGGTCTGCCCTGGTGCGACGGCGCCCGGGAGTTGCTCGACGAGCTGGCCGGTGCGGGGATGCCGACGGCCTTGGTGACCAACACCCCACGGATGCTGGCCGAGCGGGCGCTGGGCAGCATCGGCCGGCACTATTTCGCGGCCGTGGTCTGTGGTGACGAGGTGCCCGCGGGCAAACCGGCGCCCGATCCCTACCTGCGTGCCGCGCAGTTGCTGGAGCTGGATCCGCGCTGGTGCCTGGCCGTGGAGGACTCGCCGACGGGTGCCGCCGCGGCCGAGGCGGCCGGCTGCGCGGTGCTGGTCGTGCCCAATGCGCTACCGGTGCCGGCCGGTGCTCGGCGCCATCAGGTGGCCTCCCTGACCGGTCTCGGGTTGGCGGACCTGCACGAAATCTGCGCCCAGCTGGCCGACTCGCAAGTGGCTGCCGTCGGAAACCGACGTGACCCGTCCTGA
- a CDS encoding SDR family oxidoreductase, translating into MPSIHSQVIFITGGAHGIGEQLARRLHSQGASVVVTDLDEAGLKKLADDLGERVLTAVADVRDLSEMQAVAAQATERFGGIDTVVANAGIASYGSVLNVDPETFKRVIDVDVVGVFNTVRAALPSIIERRGYVLVVSSLAAFTPLAGMASYDVAKAGVEHFASALRQEVAYQGVEVGSAHMAWIDTPLVRDTKADLGAFDEMLTKLPWPLNKTTSVDKCVDAFVKGIEGRRRRVYCPGWVGVLRWLKPVLTLRPVEAPFIKGAATIVPKMDAEVAALGRSTSAYNEAREKEK; encoded by the coding sequence ATGCCTTCGATTCACTCCCAAGTCATTTTCATTACCGGTGGCGCGCACGGTATCGGCGAGCAGCTGGCCCGCCGGCTGCACTCCCAGGGCGCCTCTGTGGTGGTGACGGACCTGGATGAGGCCGGCCTCAAGAAGCTGGCCGACGATCTGGGTGAGCGGGTGCTGACCGCCGTCGCCGACGTGCGGGATCTGTCCGAAATGCAGGCGGTGGCCGCGCAGGCCACGGAGCGTTTCGGCGGCATCGACACCGTCGTCGCCAACGCCGGCATCGCCAGCTACGGCTCGGTGCTGAACGTGGATCCCGAGACGTTCAAGCGGGTCATCGACGTCGACGTGGTCGGGGTGTTCAACACCGTGCGGGCTGCTCTCCCGTCGATCATCGAGCGTCGCGGCTATGTCCTGGTCGTGTCCTCACTGGCAGCGTTCACGCCGCTGGCCGGGATGGCGTCCTACGACGTGGCCAAGGCCGGGGTCGAGCACTTCGCCAGTGCGCTGCGCCAGGAGGTCGCCTACCAGGGCGTCGAGGTCGGATCGGCGCACATGGCCTGGATCGACACCCCCTTGGTTCGCGACACCAAGGCCGATCTGGGGGCGTTCGACGAGATGCTGACCAAACTGCCGTGGCCGCTGAACAAGACCACCTCGGTCGACAAGTGTGTCGACGCCTTCGTCAAGGGCATCGAGGGCCGTCGGCGCCGCGTCTACTGCCCGGGCTGGGTCGGGGTGCTGCGCTGGCTCAAGCCGGTGCTGACACTGCGGCCGGTGGAAGCCCCCTTCATCAAGGGCGCCGCCACCATCGTCCCGAAGATGGACGCCGAAGTCGCCGCGCTGGGCCGCTCCACCAGTGCGTACAACGAGGCCCGGGAAAAGGAGAAGTAG
- a CDS encoding phosphoribosyl-ATP diphosphatase, with amino-acid sequence MKQSLLVKTFEELFAELGERAATRPAGSGTVAALDAGVHTIGKKILEEAGEVWLAAEHQSDEDLAEEISQLMYWTQVLMISRGLTLSDVYGKL; translated from the coding sequence ATGAAACAATCGCTGCTCGTGAAGACCTTCGAGGAGCTGTTCGCCGAACTCGGTGAGCGTGCCGCGACCCGGCCGGCCGGCAGCGGCACCGTGGCGGCGCTGGACGCCGGTGTACACACGATCGGCAAGAAGATCCTGGAGGAGGCCGGCGAGGTGTGGCTGGCCGCCGAGCACCAATCCGATGAAGACCTGGCCGAAGAGATCAGCCAGTTGATGTATTGGACCCAGGTGCTGATGATCTCGCGCGGGCTGACGCTGTCCGACGTCTACGGAAAGCTGTGA
- the metH gene encoding methionine synthase, producing MSAFEPNIRPDCTDELKAALSQRIVVIDGAMGTAIQRDRPDEAGYRGDRFTEWPTALQGNNDLLTLTQPQIIEGIHREYLEAGADILETNTFNANAVSLADYDMADFSYELNYAGAALARKAADAFSTGDKPRYVAGTLGPTTRTASISPDVNDPGARNVSYDQLVAAYLEAANGLVDGGSDILLIETIFDSLNSKAAVFAVETLFEDRGRRWPVIISGTITDASGRTLSGQVTEAFWNSIRHAKPIAVGLNCALGAPEMRPYIAEMARIADTYISCYPNAGLPNAFGEYDESPEAQASYIADFADAGLVNIVGGCCGTAPPHIAEIAKVVEGKPPRELPTIEVATRLSGLEPLNITDDSLFVNIGERTNITGSARFRNLIKAEDYDTALSVALQQVEVGAQVIDINMDEGMIDGVAAMDRFTKLIASEPDISRVPVMIDSSKWEVIEAGLKNVQGKPIVNSISMKEGEEKFIREARLCRKYGAAVVVMAFDEQGQADNLERRKEICGRAYRVLTEQVGFPAEDIIFDPNCFALATGIEEHATYGIDFIEACAWIKENLPGVHISGGISNVSFSFRGNNPVREAIHAVFLFHAIKAGLDMGIVNAGALVPYDSIDLELRERIEDVVLNRRPDAAERLLEIAERFNSSEKAEDPAAAEWRSLPVRERITHALVKGIDADVETDTEELRAEIAAAGGRPIEVIEGPLMDGMNVVGDLFGAGKMFLPQVVKSARVMKKAVAYLLPYIEAEKQPGEAEHTNGTIVMATVKGDVHDIGKNIVGVVLQCNNYTVVDLGVMVPAEKILAAAKEYNADIVGLSGLITPSLEEMSGFAAEMEREGLQIPLLIGGATTSRAHTAVKIAPRRSGPVVWVKDASRSVPVAAALLDDKQRPALLESTAADYASLRERHAQKNERPMVPLEKARANRTPIEWDGYTPPVPAGGLGVREFLDYDLAELREFIDWQPFFNAWEMKGRFPDILNNPASGEAARKLYNDAQQMLDTLIEEKWLTANAVIGFFPANAVGDDVEVYTDETRTEVLTTFHNLRQQGEHRAGIPNRSLGDYIAPKETGLADYIGAFAVTAGLGSGEKIAEFKADLDDYSAILLESVADRLAEAFAERMHQRVRKEFWGFQPDEQLDNDALIAEKYQGIRPAPGYPACPEHTEKATIWKLMDVHERTRIELTESMAMWPGAAVSGLYFSHPQSQYFVIGRLAQDQVADYAKRKGWTLAEAERWLASNLGYNPED from the coding sequence GTGAGTGCTTTTGAGCCCAACATCCGCCCTGACTGCACCGACGAGCTGAAGGCTGCTTTGAGCCAGCGGATCGTGGTGATCGACGGCGCGATGGGCACGGCGATTCAGCGGGACCGTCCGGACGAGGCCGGTTATCGCGGCGACCGATTCACCGAGTGGCCGACCGCGCTGCAGGGCAACAACGACCTGCTCACCCTGACGCAACCGCAGATCATCGAGGGCATCCACCGCGAGTACCTCGAGGCGGGCGCCGACATCCTGGAGACCAACACGTTCAACGCGAACGCGGTCTCGCTGGCCGACTACGACATGGCGGACTTCAGCTATGAGTTGAACTACGCGGGTGCCGCCCTGGCCCGCAAGGCCGCCGACGCGTTCAGCACCGGCGACAAGCCCCGCTACGTCGCCGGTACGCTCGGGCCGACGACGCGGACGGCGTCGATCTCGCCGGACGTCAATGACCCCGGAGCCCGCAACGTCTCCTACGACCAGCTGGTCGCCGCCTACCTCGAAGCCGCCAACGGCCTGGTCGACGGTGGTTCGGACATCCTCCTGATCGAGACGATCTTCGACTCGCTGAACTCCAAGGCCGCGGTGTTCGCCGTCGAGACGCTGTTCGAGGACCGCGGACGCCGCTGGCCGGTCATCATCTCCGGCACCATCACCGATGCCTCCGGGCGCACCTTGTCGGGTCAGGTCACCGAGGCGTTCTGGAACTCCATCCGGCACGCGAAGCCCATCGCGGTGGGCCTCAACTGCGCCTTGGGCGCGCCGGAGATGCGGCCCTACATCGCCGAGATGGCGCGGATCGCTGACACCTACATCTCCTGCTACCCGAACGCCGGCCTGCCCAACGCATTCGGCGAGTACGACGAGTCGCCGGAAGCTCAGGCCTCCTACATCGCGGACTTCGCCGACGCCGGCCTGGTCAATATCGTCGGGGGTTGCTGTGGAACGGCGCCGCCGCACATCGCCGAGATCGCCAAGGTCGTCGAGGGCAAGCCGCCGCGCGAGCTGCCCACCATCGAGGTGGCCACCCGGCTGTCGGGTCTGGAACCGCTCAACATCACCGACGACTCCCTGTTCGTGAACATCGGTGAACGCACCAACATCACCGGTTCGGCCCGGTTCCGCAACCTGATCAAGGCCGAGGACTACGACACCGCGCTGTCGGTCGCGCTGCAACAGGTCGAGGTCGGTGCGCAGGTCATCGACATCAACATGGACGAAGGCATGATCGACGGCGTCGCCGCGATGGACCGGTTCACCAAACTGATTGCGTCCGAGCCCGACATCAGCCGCGTGCCGGTGATGATCGACTCGTCCAAGTGGGAGGTCATCGAGGCGGGCCTGAAGAACGTGCAGGGCAAGCCGATCGTCAACTCGATCTCCATGAAGGAGGGCGAGGAGAAGTTCATCCGCGAGGCCCGGCTATGCCGCAAGTACGGCGCCGCCGTGGTCGTGATGGCCTTCGACGAGCAGGGACAGGCCGACAATCTCGAGCGCCGCAAGGAGATCTGCGGGCGCGCTTATCGGGTCCTGACCGAGCAGGTCGGCTTCCCAGCCGAGGACATCATCTTCGACCCGAACTGCTTCGCGCTGGCGACCGGCATCGAGGAGCACGCCACCTACGGGATCGACTTCATCGAGGCCTGCGCCTGGATCAAGGAGAACCTCCCCGGGGTGCACATCTCCGGCGGCATCTCGAACGTGTCGTTCTCGTTCCGGGGCAACAACCCGGTCCGCGAGGCGATCCACGCGGTGTTCCTGTTCCATGCCATCAAGGCCGGCCTGGACATGGGCATCGTCAACGCCGGTGCGCTGGTGCCCTACGACTCGATCGACCTCGAGTTGCGCGAACGCATCGAGGACGTGGTGCTCAACCGGCGCCCCGATGCCGCCGAGCGGCTGCTGGAGATCGCCGAACGGTTCAACTCCTCCGAGAAGGCTGAAGATCCCGCGGCGGCCGAATGGCGCAGCCTTCCGGTTCGGGAGCGGATCACACACGCCCTGGTCAAGGGCATCGACGCCGACGTCGAGACCGACACCGAGGAGCTGCGGGCCGAGATCGCCGCCGCGGGCGGTCGCCCGATCGAGGTGATCGAGGGCCCGCTGATGGACGGCATGAACGTGGTCGGCGACCTCTTCGGCGCGGGCAAGATGTTCCTGCCCCAGGTGGTGAAGTCGGCCCGGGTGATGAAGAAGGCCGTGGCCTACCTGCTGCCGTATATCGAGGCCGAGAAGCAGCCCGGTGAAGCCGAGCACACCAACGGCACGATCGTGATGGCGACCGTGAAGGGCGACGTCCACGACATCGGCAAGAACATCGTCGGGGTCGTGTTGCAGTGCAACAACTACACCGTCGTCGACCTCGGTGTGATGGTGCCGGCCGAGAAGATCCTGGCTGCGGCCAAGGAATACAACGCCGACATCGTCGGCCTGTCCGGGCTGATCACCCCGTCGCTGGAGGAGATGTCCGGCTTCGCCGCCGAGATGGAGCGTGAAGGCCTCCAGATCCCGCTGCTGATCGGCGGCGCGACCACCTCGCGGGCCCACACGGCAGTGAAGATCGCGCCGCGTCGCAGCGGTCCGGTGGTCTGGGTCAAAGATGCCTCGCGTTCCGTTCCCGTCGCGGCCGCGCTGCTCGACGACAAGCAGCGGCCGGCCCTGCTGGAGTCGACCGCGGCCGACTACGCGTCCCTGCGGGAACGGCACGCTCAGAAGAACGAGCGGCCGATGGTGCCGCTGGAGAAGGCCCGCGCGAACCGGACGCCGATCGAGTGGGACGGCTACACGCCGCCGGTGCCCGCCGGCGGTCTCGGGGTGCGCGAGTTTCTTGACTACGACCTCGCCGAGTTGCGCGAGTTCATCGACTGGCAGCCGTTTTTCAACGCCTGGGAGATGAAGGGGCGCTTCCCCGACATTCTCAACAATCCGGCTTCGGGCGAGGCTGCCCGAAAGCTGTACAACGACGCCCAGCAGATGCTCGACACCCTGATCGAGGAGAAGTGGCTGACGGCCAACGCCGTGATCGGCTTTTTCCCCGCGAACGCGGTCGGCGACGACGTCGAGGTCTACACCGACGAGACCCGCACCGAAGTGCTGACCACGTTCCACAACCTGCGCCAGCAGGGTGAGCACCGGGCCGGCATCCCGAACCGGTCGCTGGGCGACTACATCGCCCCCAAAGAAACGGGTCTGGCGGACTACATCGGCGCCTTCGCCGTCACCGCGGGACTCGGCAGCGGCGAGAAGATCGCGGAGTTCAAGGCAGATCTCGACGACTACAGCGCGATCTTGCTGGAGTCGGTCGCCGACCGGCTGGCGGAGGCCTTCGCCGAACGGATGCACCAGCGGGTTCGCAAGGAGTTCTGGGGATTCCAGCCGGATGAGCAGTTGGACAACGACGCACTGATCGCCGAGAAGTACCAGGGAATCCGCCCCGCCCCGGGCTACCCGGCCTGCCCGGAGCACACCGAGAAGGCGACGATCTGGAAGTTGATGGACGTCCACGAGCGGACCCGCATCGAGCTGACCGAGTCGATGGCGATGTGGCCCGGTGCCGCCGTCAGCGGCTTGTACTTCTCGCACCCGCAGTCGCAGTACTTCGTGATCGGCCGGTTGGCCCAGGACCAGGTCGCCGACTACGCGAAGCGCAAGGGCTGGACCCTGGCCGAAGCCGAGCGCTGGCTCGCCTCCAACCTCGGCTACAACCCGGAGGACTGA